The Polyangium aurulentum genomic interval CGCGTGCTGCTCACGGTCACGGCCGACGAGTCCGACCTCGATCCTCCGCCGTCGTCGGGCCTGGTGCGTCTGTCGCGGTGGATCCGCGAGCGCATCTCCACCGAGGCGCGGCGCCAGGCGGCGGCCGATCGCGAGTGGGCGGCGGAGCTCGCGCCCGAGGGGCGCGAGGGCGAGGTGCGCATCGAGCGCGGCCCTGGATCGATCACCATCACGCTCGATCGGGCCACGCCGCTCACCCTCGACGATCTGGCCTCGCTCGTGCACACGGCCGATCGCGTCTTTCACGAGGGGCGGAGGCCCGCGTCGCGCCGCGCGATCAACGGCACGAGCGCGCCGGTCTCCGGGAGCAACGCCCCGATCTCCGAGGGCACGAAGCCTCCGACGCACCGCTCGGGCGGCGCGATTTCATAGCGGGGACACGTGACGCGCGTGCCACCGTTATCGCGTTTCCACGCGTACCCGGTGACCGCGGGGGTCGGGCTTCTATCGCTCGGCGTCGCGGTGCTCGAGCGATATCGCTCGATCGGGCCCTTGCGGATGGACGTCCGCGCCTTCGAGCGCGAGCCGTGGCGGCTCGTGACCTCGGCGCTGCCGCACCGGGGCCCCTTGCACCTCGTCTTTGCGCTCTCGTGCCTGTGGGTGCTCGGCGCGCCGCTCGAGGAGCGGATCGGATCGCTGCGACTTCTGTTTTTCGTGCTCCTGTGCGCTGCGGCCTCGACGGCGGCGGAGTATGCGCTGTTCGGGCCGAGCATGGGATTGACCGGGGTGCTCTTCGGTCTCTTCGGGCTTTCATGGGTGCTCGGCCGGCGGGACGCGCGGATGCGTGGCGCTCTGAGCTCGCTCGGGGTGCAGCTCGGGATGGGCATCTTCGCGCTCTTCGTGGCGCTGACGGCGTCGGGCGTGTGGCGTGCGCCGAACGTGGCGCATGCGGTGGGCCTCGTGGGCGGGGCTCTGGCGGGGGTCGCGATGGCCGATCGCGGCAAGTGGCTGCGCCCCTCGTTTTTCGCCCGGGCGGCGCGCGTGCTGTCGTGGGTCGCGTGTCTGGGGCTCGTCGCGGCGAGCGGCCTTGTCGCGTGGAAGCTCCGGGCGCGGGTGAACCTCGCGCCGGACGGTGGGATGGACAGCGCGCATCTCGGCGCGCGGGCGCTCGACGAGGGCCGTTACGACGAGGCGATCGCGCGTTATCGGGCGGCGACGACCGTGAGCCCGAAGAGCGCGCTGTTCTGGTACAGCCTAGGCGTCGCGCTCGCGGGGAGCGGTGATCACGCGGCGGCGGAGGGCGCCTTTGCGCGTGCCGTCACCCTCGCGCCCGACGAGCCGACGTACCTGACCGGCCTCGTGTCGAGCAAGCGGCACCTCGGCTATCAGGCGAGCCAGCGTGGGGACGCGATCGAGGCGATCCGGTTTTACCAGGAGGCGCTGGGGCTCGGGGGCGACGAGGTGGACACGCTGCGTGCGCTCGCCATCGAGCTGCGGCGGCTCGGGCGGCGTGAGGAGGCGGCGGGGGCTTTCAAGCGCGCGCGGGCGATCGAGCGCGCGGCGGGGGATACGGGCGGCAATCGCTAGCGGCCGGGGCGCCGATTCTGCTAGGGTCCGCGCTCGTGAACACCGAGAAGAATGGCGCACGTGGGACGGTCCGCTCCGGGAGCTTCGACCTGGGCTATTGCGTCGAGGGCGAGGGCAAGCCCGCGCTCGTGATTGGCAGCTCGATCTATTACCCGAGGATCTTCTCGGCCAACCTACGGAAATCGCTGAAGCTTGTCTTCGTCGATCACCGGGGCTTCGTGCGTCCTTCGGGAGAGGTGGGCGCCTCGGACTACGAGCTGGACATCCTCCTCGACGACATCGAGCGGGTGCGCCAGCACCTCGGCCTCGGCAAGATCATCATCATCGGCCATTCCGGTCACGGGTACATGGCGCTCGAGTACGCGAAGAGGTACCCGCAGCACGTATCGCACGTCGTCGTGATCTGCACGGGCCCGAATCACAGCGCCGAGCTCGCGGAGGTGAAGGAGCGACACTGGCAGGAGGCGGTTTGCCCCGAGCGCAAGGCGAAGCTCGAGAGCGATCTCGCATTGCTTCCTGGAGAGATCGCGGCTTCCCCGGAGACGCGGTTCGTCACCTACTGCGTGAGAATGGGCGCGCGGAGCTGGTACGATCACGCATTCGATGGCGCGTCGTTGTGGGAGGGCGTGCACGTCAACATGGCGATGTTCGACCGCGTGTTCGGCGAGATCTTCCGCGACATCGACATCACGAAGGGGCTCGATGCGCTGAACGTCCCCGTCTTCCTTGCCCTCGGGCGGTTCGATTACCTGGTGGCGCCGTACTGGACGTGGGAGCCCTACAGGGCGAGCTTTCGCGATCTGAC includes:
- a CDS encoding rhomboid family intramembrane serine protease, with the protein product MTRVPPLSRFHAYPVTAGVGLLSLGVAVLERYRSIGPLRMDVRAFEREPWRLVTSALPHRGPLHLVFALSCLWVLGAPLEERIGSLRLLFFVLLCAAASTAAEYALFGPSMGLTGVLFGLFGLSWVLGRRDARMRGALSSLGVQLGMGIFALFVALTASGVWRAPNVAHAVGLVGGALAGVAMADRGKWLRPSFFARAARVLSWVACLGLVAASGLVAWKLRARVNLAPDGGMDSAHLGARALDEGRYDEAIARYRAATTVSPKSALFWYSLGVALAGSGDHAAAEGAFARAVTLAPDEPTYLTGLVSSKRHLGYQASQRGDAIEAIRFYQEALGLGGDEVDTLRALAIELRRLGRREEAAGAFKRARAIERAAGDTGGNR
- a CDS encoding alpha/beta fold hydrolase, producing the protein MNTEKNGARGTVRSGSFDLGYCVEGEGKPALVIGSSIYYPRIFSANLRKSLKLVFVDHRGFVRPSGEVGASDYELDILLDDIERVRQHLGLGKIIIIGHSGHGYMALEYAKRYPQHVSHVVVICTGPNHSAELAEVKERHWQEAVCPERKAKLESDLALLPGEIAASPETRFVTYCVRMGARSWYDHAFDGASLWEGVHVNMAMFDRVFGEIFRDIDITKGLDALNVPVFLALGRFDYLVAPYWTWEPYRASFRDLTVRVFDRSSHAPQLEESDAFDAELLRWMRWREKAE